The following proteins are co-located in the Haloarcula marismortui ATCC 43049 genome:
- a CDS encoding 4Fe-4S dicluster domain-containing protein, with protein sequence MNTGAFVCSCGGSCDIDLEAVRDGVDDVDVVASSELLCQDGLAGMSQVIEEYDLDQVIATTPEPSCQDRIRGLADEHDLHPEASVFVDHRETSAWVHDEAAATDKTARLINAKQAGLREEAPSRTVSKDAGNRVAVVGDPGAARSLTDDADVLFIADGRDFADVDGLGDVTMERGRVVDIEGSYGEYELTLEARVTDDCIDCMDCVREGPDGMVTEFPVDIHPDAPDGEWTNTCPTDAIDLDGVTRTVEVDQVIYPGGRDDARGGRLGFYTGPVDAGTIAAVESQLGGIEKPQFLDLEMDVCAAGASSQEGCTACVDACPHGAVDRPTIDSVEFDEVACENCGACTSSCPTGATQLREPSNRRLAREVEALLEDDTDEGLLSRGDSAGIDTQVIAFVCSEYAMDRLRAHGRKAVQSGDLDYPPILPVSVNCTDTVGKAHVMHALAAGADGVAVVGCGGSCLHSGPDPKQELVDRLNQATTDLGLGDRVGFFAPEAGNPEAFVGSLSGFVEFGLDETPIPAGGYEATGRSDADREDPRPNPDFDSHGWTLESVRAILDHVEPEREVIRGLKDFGVMDVNDACTLTPTCTNLCPTDAIQRTGEGELAFNHADCVNCGLCEEGCPETAITMHDGLDLSLLPENRGGEAWVTVHEGDMLECVRCGKPFTSVASADKIEEEVGDQVEGLAPDADHSVFEYCSDCRSRLLFDQGEKR encoded by the coding sequence ATGAATACAGGCGCCTTTGTGTGTTCCTGTGGGGGATCGTGTGACATCGACCTCGAAGCGGTTCGGGACGGTGTCGACGATGTCGATGTTGTCGCCAGTTCCGAACTGCTCTGTCAGGACGGCTTGGCGGGGATGTCGCAGGTCATCGAGGAGTACGATCTCGATCAGGTCATCGCGACGACGCCGGAACCGTCGTGTCAGGACCGCATCCGCGGGCTTGCCGACGAACACGACCTTCATCCCGAGGCATCGGTGTTCGTCGACCATCGGGAAACCAGCGCCTGGGTCCACGACGAGGCAGCGGCCACCGACAAGACGGCCCGTCTCATCAACGCGAAACAGGCCGGCCTCCGTGAGGAAGCGCCGTCGCGAACGGTGTCGAAAGACGCTGGGAACCGCGTCGCTGTCGTGGGCGACCCCGGCGCGGCGCGGTCACTGACCGACGATGCCGACGTGTTGTTCATCGCGGACGGGCGGGATTTCGCCGACGTTGACGGGCTCGGTGACGTGACGATGGAACGCGGGCGCGTCGTCGACATCGAGGGCTCCTACGGCGAGTACGAGCTCACGTTAGAGGCCCGCGTCACCGACGACTGTATCGACTGCATGGACTGTGTGCGCGAGGGGCCGGATGGGATGGTGACGGAGTTCCCCGTTGATATCCATCCGGACGCGCCCGACGGCGAGTGGACGAACACCTGCCCGACCGACGCCATCGATCTGGACGGCGTTACCCGTACTGTCGAAGTCGACCAGGTCATCTACCCCGGCGGCCGCGACGACGCTCGCGGCGGCCGGCTGGGCTTCTACACCGGGCCGGTCGACGCCGGAACCATCGCCGCAGTCGAATCGCAACTGGGCGGCATCGAGAAACCACAGTTCCTCGACCTCGAGATGGATGTCTGTGCGGCCGGGGCATCCAGTCAGGAGGGATGTACGGCCTGCGTCGACGCCTGCCCTCACGGCGCGGTCGACCGACCGACTATCGACTCCGTGGAGTTCGATGAGGTGGCCTGCGAGAACTGCGGGGCCTGTACGAGTTCCTGTCCGACGGGCGCGACACAGCTCCGCGAGCCCTCGAACCGACGGCTCGCCCGCGAGGTCGAGGCGTTGCTGGAAGACGACACGGACGAGGGACTACTCTCGCGGGGCGACAGCGCAGGTATCGACACCCAGGTCATCGCGTTCGTCTGTTCGGAGTACGCGATGGACCGCCTGCGGGCGCACGGACGCAAGGCCGTGCAGTCAGGCGACCTCGACTACCCGCCTATCCTTCCGGTTTCGGTCAACTGCACGGACACGGTCGGCAAGGCACACGTCATGCACGCGCTTGCGGCCGGTGCGGACGGCGTCGCCGTCGTCGGCTGTGGCGGCTCGTGTCTGCACTCCGGCCCGGATCCCAAGCAAGAGCTAGTCGACCGGCTCAATCAGGCGACAACCGACCTTGGGCTCGGTGACCGGGTCGGCTTCTTTGCGCCCGAGGCCGGCAACCCCGAGGCGTTCGTCGGGTCGCTGTCCGGGTTCGTCGAGTTCGGGCTCGACGAGACACCGATTCCGGCCGGCGGCTACGAGGCGACCGGCCGCAGCGACGCCGACCGGGAGGACCCTCGCCCAAACCCCGATTTCGACAGCCACGGCTGGACCTTGGAGAGCGTTCGAGCTATTCTCGACCACGTCGAGCCCGAACGCGAGGTGATTCGCGGGCTGAAGGACTTCGGGGTTATGGATGTCAACGACGCGTGTACGCTGACGCCGACCTGTACGAACCTCTGTCCGACCGACGCCATCCAGCGGACCGGTGAGGGCGAACTGGCGTTCAACCACGCGGACTGCGTCAACTGCGGCCTCTGTGAGGAGGGCTGCCCGGAAACGGCGATTACGATGCACGACGGACTGGACCTCTCCCTGCTTCCCGAGAACAGGGGCGGCGAGGCCTGGGTGACCGTCCACGAGGGCGACATGCTGGAATGTGTCCGCTGTGGCAAGCCCTTCACCAGCGTCGCCTCCGCCGACAAGATTGAGGAGGAGGTCGGCGATCAGGTCGAGGGTCTGGCTCCCGATGCCGACCACTCCGTCTTCGAGTACTGTAGCGACTGCCGGAGTCGTCTGCTGTTCGACCAGGGGGAGAAACGATGA